One Helianthus annuus cultivar XRQ/B chromosome 12, HanXRQr2.0-SUNRISE, whole genome shotgun sequence genomic region harbors:
- the LOC110892888 gene encoding uncharacterized protein LOC110892888: MAADTGRHTDMWNTPAKDMVVAAQRVKEMAGETGKESTSRVTEERKATISEEVGKALEASLPQFIDRLQTALLSVIDDKMNEKKDTATLKGYSKGPIMMYRTGQLRGQAKDWWDNLKKKQGIEATRTMTWEEFKTPFLRHYSPKAVINRMKEEFIQLRHSGESIEKITGIFLDKLRFCDELVQNEEQKIYYYYNMLSAEYREFMTPSKYVHLTEIVNAAREREIELKKQVDRGERRAFEKNPIPAKKQMLNEAPKKGAEKGGTPQCKIYGKNHKGECYFKNKPCPTCGKVGHVVANCPGKVSVCYKCYKPGHKKSECPELVGTKDATDAKPDAQKAKARSFHMTANEAKTEPDVVSGIFLVNSIPT; this comes from the exons ATGGCTGCTGATACGGGTCGTCATACTGATATGTGGAATACCCCTGCGAAGGATATGGTTGTGGCTGCACAAAGGG TTAAAGAAATGGCCGGTGAAACCGGGAAAGAATCAACATCTCGTGTAACTGAGGAGAGGAAAGCTACCATTTCCGAGGAAGTCGGAAAAGCCTTAGAAGCTAGTCTACCGCAGTTCATCGATAGACTACAAACCGCGCTCTTATCGGTAATAGACGATAAGATGAATGAAAAGAAAGACACGG CGACATTGAAGGGGTATTCAAAAGGACCCATTATGATGTACCGAACCGGTCAGTTAAGAGGTCAAGctaaggattggtgggataatcTAAAAAAGAAACAAGGAATTGAAGCCACGAGAACTATGACGTGGGAAGAATTCAAAACTCCGTTCCTTAGACACTATAGCCCGAAAGCTGTAATCAATAGGATGAAAGAAGAGTTTATTCAGCTAAGGCATAGTGGTGAGTCGATAGAGAAGATTACGGGAATCTTTCTAGATAAGCTCAGGTTTTGTGATGAGCTGGTTCAGAATGAAGAACAAAAAATCTATTATTACTACAACATGTTGAGTGCGGAGTATAGGGAGTTCATGACTCCTTCAAAATATGTGCATCTTACTGAAATAGTGAATGCCGCACGTGAAAGAGAGATTGAGTTGAAAAAGCAGGTTGATAGGGGTGAGAGGAGAGCATTTGAGAAAAATCCAATCCCCGCAAAGAAACAAATGCTAAATGAAGCTCCTAAGAAAGGCGCTGAAAAAGGGGGAACACCTCAATGCAAAATTTATGGAAAGAATCATAAGGGCGAATGCTATTTTAAAAACAAACCATGTCCTACTTGCGGCAAAGTGGGACATGTGGTTGCAAATTGCCCAGGAAAGGTGTCGGTATGCTATAAATGTTACAAACCGGGACACAAAAAGTCTGAGTGCCCGGAGTTAGTTGGAACCAAAGATGCCACTGATGCAAAGCCTGATGCCCAGAAAGCAAAGGCTAGATCTTTCCACATGACGGCCAATGAAGCTAAAACTGAACCTGATGTTGTTTCAGGTATATTTCTTGTAAATTCGATTCCAACATGA